From one Streptomyces mobaraensis genomic stretch:
- a CDS encoding acylphosphatase: MNDCVRLTAWVRGHVQGVGFRWFTRENALRIGGLIGFASNLADGRVQVVAEGPRAACEGLLDWLRSGDTPGRVDGVTEIWATPRGGYDGFEMR, encoded by the coding sequence ATGAACGACTGTGTCCGTCTCACCGCCTGGGTTCGTGGTCATGTGCAGGGTGTCGGCTTCCGCTGGTTCACCCGGGAGAACGCATTGCGCATCGGCGGGCTGATCGGTTTCGCCTCGAATCTCGCCGACGGCCGCGTCCAGGTGGTGGCCGAGGGTCCCCGCGCGGCGTGCGAGGGGCTGCTCGACTGGCTGCGCAGCGGGGACACGCCCGGGCGCGTGGACGGCGTCACCGAGATCTGGGCCACACCGCGCGGCGGCTACGACGGCTTCGAGATGCGCTGA
- a CDS encoding CAP domain-containing protein: MTSEEATASPRASRDPLTSETTEPAKAITPTPTPPPHAAVEPYAVEPYDPDEAPTVPLPVAVPVTVPVAVPLPAGDARTGPGAATPDEYRPANGRHRGRRRAGRAERRSATPENGRRRPDEGPAKASAPRPEKPEKQPREKKAARGTREPGRGAAARAGAVGGGAVRPPKTQKAKTPARTGLLGASAAVAIGAVAMVSGLLPGNPLTVGDSSGGGRGGVPGGQVRADAPIEVPPGARPGQPPAAGHTGPTVPVARPGTAVGTAYDRGSARSLVQAVARTSAERPSAVADTTTASTAASTTASAASASVTVPGSAAARVAVDARRRDGVPVASGRVEQAAAARLRADHAAEAGTRAAAEAVADSRGAAARTVVALVNAERAKAGCRPLRAEARLTSLAQSMSEDMARRGFFDHTDPDGRSPWDRAARHGVRNLGGENIARGHADAHAVVDAWMRSAGHRQNILNCDYRTLGVGVEHGAGGPWWTQDFGY, encoded by the coding sequence GTGACCTCCGAAGAAGCGACAGCGAGTCCCCGGGCATCCAGGGATCCCCTGACGAGCGAGACGACCGAGCCGGCCAAGGCCATCACCCCGACCCCGACGCCACCCCCGCACGCGGCCGTCGAACCGTACGCCGTCGAGCCGTACGACCCGGACGAGGCGCCCACCGTGCCCCTCCCGGTGGCGGTGCCGGTAACGGTGCCGGTGGCGGTCCCCCTCCCGGCCGGTGACGCGCGCACCGGTCCGGGCGCGGCGACGCCGGACGAGTACCGTCCGGCCAACGGCCGGCACCGCGGCCGGCGCCGGGCCGGGCGCGCGGAACGGCGGTCGGCGACGCCCGAGAACGGCCGGCGCCGACCGGATGAAGGGCCGGCCAAGGCGTCCGCGCCACGGCCGGAGAAGCCGGAGAAACAGCCCAGGGAGAAGAAAGCGGCGCGCGGGACGCGGGAGCCCGGCCGGGGCGCCGCGGCGCGGGCCGGTGCCGTCGGCGGCGGCGCCGTCCGGCCGCCGAAGACGCAGAAGGCGAAGACCCCCGCCCGGACCGGGCTGCTCGGCGCCTCGGCCGCGGTGGCCATAGGAGCCGTGGCCATGGTCTCCGGCCTGCTGCCCGGCAATCCGCTGACCGTCGGCGACAGCAGCGGTGGCGGGCGCGGCGGGGTCCCCGGCGGCCAGGTCCGCGCCGACGCCCCGATCGAGGTGCCGCCCGGCGCCCGGCCCGGGCAGCCGCCGGCCGCCGGGCACACCGGCCCGACGGTCCCGGTGGCGCGGCCGGGGACGGCGGTCGGTACGGCGTACGACCGCGGGAGCGCCCGTTCGCTGGTCCAGGCCGTCGCCCGGACGTCCGCCGAGCGCCCGTCGGCCGTCGCGGACACCACGACGGCGTCCACCGCCGCGTCCACCACCGCGTCCGCCGCGTCGGCGTCCGTCACCGTCCCCGGCTCCGCCGCGGCCCGGGTCGCGGTCGACGCGCGGCGGCGGGACGGGGTACCGGTCGCGTCCGGGCGGGTGGAGCAGGCGGCGGCCGCCCGGCTGCGGGCCGACCATGCCGCCGAGGCGGGTACCCGGGCGGCCGCGGAGGCCGTCGCCGACAGCCGGGGCGCCGCGGCGCGGACGGTCGTCGCCCTGGTCAACGCGGAACGGGCGAAGGCCGGTTGCCGGCCGCTGCGCGCGGAGGCGCGGCTGACCTCCCTCGCCCAGTCCATGAGCGAGGACATGGCGCGGCGCGGCTTCTTCGACCACACCGATCCGGACGGCCGCTCCCCCTGGGACCGGGCGGCCCGGCACGGCGTCCGGAACCTGGGCGGGGAGAACATCGCCCGCGGCCATGCCGACGCGCACGCGGTGGTCGACGCGTGGATGCGCAGTGCGGGGCACCGGCAGAACATCCTCAACTGCGACTACCGGACGCTCGGCGTCGGCGTCGAGCACGGCGCGGGCGGCCCGTGGTGGACGCAGGACTTCGGCTACTAA
- a CDS encoding flavodoxin family protein has protein sequence MTTPVVSIAFHSGFGHTAVLAEAVRAGAAETGATVHLIEVDKITEEQWALLDASDAIVFGSPTYMGTASGAFHTFAEATSKRWFTHAWRDKLAAGFTNSGSKSGDKLHTLQFFGILAGQHGMHWVSLGLHPGWNTSEASENDLNRLGFFLGAGAQSNNDQGPEGVHKADVETAAHLGRRVAEQARIFAAGRAAL, from the coding sequence ATGACCACGCCCGTTGTCTCGATCGCCTTCCACTCCGGCTTCGGCCACACCGCCGTCCTCGCCGAGGCCGTCCGCGCCGGCGCCGCCGAGACCGGCGCGACCGTCCACCTGATCGAGGTCGACAAGATCACCGAGGAGCAGTGGGCACTGCTCGACGCCTCCGACGCGATCGTCTTCGGCTCGCCGACCTACATGGGCACGGCCTCCGGCGCCTTCCACACCTTCGCCGAGGCGACCTCCAAGCGCTGGTTCACCCACGCCTGGCGCGACAAGCTGGCCGCCGGCTTCACCAACTCCGGCTCCAAGAGCGGCGACAAGCTGCACACCCTGCAGTTCTTCGGCATCCTGGCCGGCCAGCACGGCATGCACTGGGTGAGCCTCGGCCTGCACCCGGGCTGGAACACCTCCGAGGCGTCGGAGAACGACCTCAACCGCCTCGGCTTCTTCCTCGGCGCCGGCGCCCAGAGCAACAACGACCAGGGCCCCGAGGGCGTCCACAAGGCGGACGTCGAGACCGCCGCGCACCTCGGCCGCCGCGTCGCCGAGCAGGCCCGCATATTCGCGGCCGGCCGCGCCGCGCTCTGA
- a CDS encoding winged helix-turn-helix transcriptional regulator has product MTADGTAAPPTRKITCTEALAFNVYSRDCPSRETLFDITGRWGSLALTALLENTLRFNELRRRVEGVSEKMLSQTLQALERDGMVHRTAQPTNPPRVDYSLTPLGEEVAERLMGVIELVQDRQADIDAARERYDTGHRPA; this is encoded by the coding sequence ATGACAGCCGACGGCACCGCAGCACCACCGACCAGGAAGATCACCTGTACCGAGGCGCTCGCCTTCAACGTCTACTCCCGCGACTGCCCGTCCCGGGAGACGCTGTTCGACATCACCGGCCGCTGGGGCTCGCTCGCGCTCACCGCCCTGCTGGAGAACACGCTCCGCTTCAACGAGCTGCGCCGCCGCGTCGAGGGGGTCAGCGAGAAGATGCTGTCCCAGACGCTCCAGGCCCTGGAGCGGGACGGCATGGTGCATCGCACGGCACAGCCGACCAACCCGCCGCGGGTGGACTACAGCCTGACGCCGCTGGGCGAAGAGGTCGCCGAGCGGCTGATGGGCGTGATCGAGCTGGTGCAGGACCGGCAGGCGGACATCGACGCCGCGCGGGAGCGGTACGACACCGGCCACCGGCCGGCCTGA
- the mutM gene encoding bifunctional DNA-formamidopyrimidine glycosylase/DNA-(apurinic or apyrimidinic site) lyase translates to MPELPEVEVVRRGLAAWVCGRTVASVEVRHPRAVRRHLAGAADFAAQLTGERLGPARRRGKYLWLPLEGPSGRAVLAHLGMSGQLLVQPEDAPDEKHLRIRLRFEDAAGTELRFVDQRTFGGLSLHDTVPGDDEALPDVISHIARDPLDPAFDEAAFHAALRRRRTTVKRALLDQSLISGVGNIYADEALWRSRLHFDRPTAGLTRPRTAELVTHIREVMNEALAVGGTSFDSLYVNVNGESGYFDRSLDAYGREDEPCRRCGTAMRRSPWMNRSSYFCPRCQRPPRV, encoded by the coding sequence GTGCCCGAACTGCCCGAGGTCGAGGTCGTCCGGCGCGGGCTGGCGGCCTGGGTGTGCGGCCGTACCGTCGCCTCCGTCGAGGTCCGGCACCCCCGGGCCGTCCGCCGGCACCTCGCCGGCGCCGCCGACTTCGCCGCGCAGCTCACCGGGGAGCGGCTGGGCCCCGCGCGGCGCCGGGGCAAGTACCTGTGGCTGCCGCTGGAGGGGCCGTCGGGCCGGGCGGTCCTCGCCCACCTGGGCATGAGCGGCCAGCTCCTCGTCCAGCCGGAGGACGCGCCGGACGAGAAGCACCTCCGGATCCGGCTGCGGTTCGAGGACGCCGCCGGCACCGAGCTGCGCTTCGTCGACCAGCGCACGTTCGGCGGGCTCTCGCTCCACGACACCGTGCCGGGCGACGACGAGGCGCTCCCCGACGTCATCTCCCATATCGCGCGGGACCCCCTGGACCCGGCCTTCGACGAGGCCGCGTTCCACGCCGCGCTGCGCCGCCGCCGTACGACGGTGAAGCGCGCCCTGCTCGACCAGTCGCTGATCAGCGGGGTCGGGAACATCTACGCCGACGAGGCGCTGTGGCGTTCGCGGCTGCACTTCGACCGCCCGACGGCCGGCCTGACCCGCCCCCGCACGGCCGAACTCGTCACCCACATCCGCGAGGTCATGAACGAGGCGCTGGCGGTCGGCGGCACCAGCTTTGACAGCCTCTACGTCAATGTGAACGGCGAATCCGGCTATTTCGACCGCTCGTTGGACGCCTACGGGCGGGAGGACGAGCCCTGCCGGCGCTGCGGCACGGCCATGCGGCGCAGCCCCTGGATGAACCGGTCCAGTTACTTCTGCCCGCGCTGCCAGCGGCCGCCGCGCGTCTGA
- the rnc gene encoding ribonuclease III, translating to MSDANSPSRGRGTGSGPAPQDAASSHTLLEGRLGYRLETALLVRALTHRSYAYENGGLPTNERLEFLGDSVLGLVVTDTLYRIHPDLPEGQLAKLRAAVVNSRALAEVGRGLDLGSFIRLGRGEEGTGGRDKASILADTLEAVIGAVYLDQGLDAAAELVHRLFDPLIEKSSNLGAGLDWKTSLQELTATEGLGVPEYLVTETGPDHEKTFTAAARVGGVAYGTGTGRSKKEAEQQAAESAWRAIHGAAEARAKAAEAERAGKPAPSVKAVKQQDVKQQDKAVKANGTAAPAATGTASAREPAVDGDTDPTGGGAQPAAQ from the coding sequence ATGTCAGACGCCAATTCGCCGTCCCGCGGACGCGGGACAGGATCCGGACCGGCGCCACAGGACGCAGCCTCGTCTCACACGCTTCTGGAAGGGCGGCTCGGGTACAGACTCGAGACCGCCCTTCTGGTGCGTGCGCTGACCCACCGCTCCTACGCCTACGAGAACGGCGGTCTGCCCACCAACGAGCGGCTGGAGTTCCTCGGTGACTCCGTCCTCGGCCTGGTGGTCACGGACACGCTGTACCGCATCCACCCCGACCTGCCCGAGGGCCAGCTGGCCAAGCTGCGGGCCGCGGTGGTCAACTCGCGGGCGCTGGCCGAGGTGGGTCGCGGCCTCGACCTGGGTTCCTTCATCCGGCTCGGCCGGGGTGAAGAGGGGACCGGCGGCCGTGACAAAGCCTCCATCCTCGCCGACACCCTGGAAGCCGTGATCGGCGCCGTCTACCTCGACCAGGGGCTCGACGCCGCCGCCGAACTGGTGCACAGGCTCTTCGATCCGCTGATCGAGAAGTCCTCGAACCTCGGCGCCGGCCTGGACTGGAAGACCAGCCTCCAGGAGCTCACGGCGACGGAGGGACTGGGCGTGCCCGAGTACCTCGTCACCGAGACGGGTCCGGACCACGAGAAGACCTTCACGGCTGCTGCCCGCGTCGGTGGTGTCGCGTACGGCACCGGCACCGGCCGCAGCAAGAAGGAGGCCGAGCAGCAGGCGGCCGAGTCCGCCTGGCGCGCCATCCACGGCGCGGCGGAGGCCCGGGCCAAGGCCGCGGAGGCCGAGCGGGCCGGGAAGCCGGCTCCGTCGGTGAAGGCCGTCAAGCAGCAGGACGTCAAGCAGCAGGACAAGGCCGTCAAGGCCAACGGGACGGCGGCACCCGCCGCGACCGGCACCGCGTCCGCGCGGGAGCCGGCCGTCGACGGGGACACCGATCCCACCGGTGGCGGAGCGCAGCCCGCCGCGCAGTGA
- the rpmF gene encoding 50S ribosomal protein L32 has protein sequence MAVPKRKMSRSNTRHRRSQWKAAVPTLVACERCHEPKQQHIACPSCGTYNKRQVLEV, from the coding sequence GTGGCTGTTCCGAAGCGGAAGATGTCGCGCAGCAACACGCGCCACCGCCGGTCGCAGTGGAAGGCTGCGGTCCCCACCCTGGTGGCGTGCGAGCGCTGCCACGAGCCGAAGCAGCAGCACATCGCGTGCCCGAGCTGCGGCACCTACAACAAGCGTCAGGTCCTCGAGGTCTGA
- a CDS encoding YceD family protein has product MFDTHELGRRPGALKRLSRSIPAPVDLGIEVIGVAEGATVELDLRLESVMEGVLVTGTARAPLTGECVRCLEPLERELDADFQEMYSYPDADSRNRPVAEPEDDAEDEEDTLFLEGDLFDLEPVLRDAVVLALPLQPVCREDCPGLCSECGARLADDPDHHHDVHDIRWAALQGLAGSDQDGEMDNAPRPAGDDSQEK; this is encoded by the coding sequence GTGTTCGACACGCACGAGCTGGGCCGGCGTCCCGGTGCGCTGAAGCGGCTCTCCCGCTCGATCCCGGCCCCCGTCGACCTCGGCATCGAGGTCATCGGAGTCGCCGAGGGCGCGACCGTGGAGCTCGACCTCCGACTGGAGTCGGTCATGGAAGGGGTGCTCGTCACAGGCACCGCCCGTGCACCGCTCACCGGGGAGTGCGTAAGGTGTCTGGAGCCGCTGGAGCGAGAGCTCGACGCGGACTTCCAGGAGATGTACTCCTACCCCGACGCCGACAGCCGGAACCGCCCCGTGGCGGAACCGGAGGACGACGCCGAGGACGAGGAGGACACGCTCTTCCTCGAGGGCGACCTGTTCGACCTCGAACCCGTGCTGCGTGACGCGGTGGTGCTCGCACTGCCGCTGCAGCCGGTGTGCCGGGAAGACTGCCCCGGCCTGTGCTCCGAGTGCGGAGCGCGGCTGGCGGACGACCCGGACCACCACCACGACGTCCACGACATTCGCTGGGCGGCACTGCAGGGACTCGCCGGATCCGACCAGGACGGCGAGATGGACAACGCACCCCGGCCCGCCGGGGATGACTCACAGGAGAAGTAG
- a CDS encoding ATP synthase F0 subunit B: MDVQKKLDEIVATVAGARSLPMSASCVVNRAELLGLLEEVRAALPDSLAQAREVIGGRERMVADAREEAERIIESARAQRGSLISDTEVARESREEADRILAEARREAAEIRAQADDYVDGKLANFEVVLTKTRGSVERGREKLLGLGDGRVFDDPEGLGADVPERSGDPATQRHNADAYVDAKLTAVSAVLAKTLEAVGRGREKLLGARPADELGAHLAAQDGRPAERPATDADFLAELAAHPAPAAATEPARSDWASPQEPVQDAGYGWQPYPGQTDPYAVGGTGGGHTGQEAGYGWPAQDAGQQAYGHGHGHGYGQGYDQGYGQGYPPAPPRQDAPLEGVVVVPPQGGGALDETSFFDTSMIDLEQLRRYEQGR, from the coding sequence GTGGACGTCCAGAAGAAGCTCGACGAGATCGTCGCGACGGTCGCCGGGGCCCGTTCGCTGCCCATGTCCGCGTCCTGCGTGGTCAACCGGGCCGAGCTGCTCGGCCTCCTGGAGGAGGTCCGGGCCGCCCTGCCGGACTCCCTCGCGCAGGCGAGGGAGGTGATCGGCGGCCGGGAACGGATGGTCGCCGACGCCCGCGAGGAGGCCGAGCGGATCATCGAGTCCGCCCGCGCCCAGCGCGGCTCCCTGATCTCCGACACCGAGGTCGCCCGGGAGTCCCGCGAGGAGGCCGACCGCATCCTCGCGGAGGCCCGCCGGGAGGCCGCCGAGATCCGCGCCCAGGCCGACGACTACGTCGACGGCAAGCTCGCCAACTTCGAGGTCGTCCTCACCAAGACCCGCGGCTCGGTCGAGCGCGGCCGGGAGAAGCTGCTCGGCCTCGGCGACGGCCGCGTCTTCGACGACCCCGAGGGTCTTGGCGCCGACGTCCCCGAGCGCAGCGGCGACCCCGCCACCCAGCGGCACAACGCCGACGCCTACGTGGACGCCAAGCTCACGGCCGTCTCCGCGGTGCTGGCGAAGACGCTGGAGGCGGTCGGCCGTGGCCGGGAGAAGCTGCTGGGCGCCCGCCCGGCGGACGAGCTGGGCGCCCACCTGGCCGCCCAGGACGGCCGCCCGGCCGAGCGCCCCGCCACGGACGCCGACTTCCTCGCGGAGCTCGCCGCCCATCCGGCCCCGGCCGCCGCCACCGAGCCGGCCCGGTCCGACTGGGCCTCGCCCCAGGAGCCGGTCCAGGACGCGGGATACGGCTGGCAGCCGTACCCGGGCCAGACGGACCCGTACGCGGTCGGCGGGACCGGTGGGGGGCACACCGGGCAGGAGGCCGGCTACGGCTGGCCGGCCCAGGACGCGGGACAGCAGGCGTACGGGCACGGACACGGGCACGGCTACGGGCAGGGCTACGACCAGGGGTACGGTCAGGGTTACCCGCCGGCGCCTCCCCGGCAGGACGCCCCGCTGGAGGGCGTGGTCGTCGTCCCGCCCCAGGGCGGTGGCGCGCTCGACGAGACCAGCTTCTTCGACACGAGCATGATCGACCTGGAACAGCTCCGGCGCTACGAGCAGGGGCGCTGA
- the coaD gene encoding pantetheine-phosphate adenylyltransferase — MRRAVCPGSFDPVTNGHLDIIARASRLYDVVHVAVMINKSKQGLFTVDERIDLLREVTAEYGNVEVESFHGLLVDFCKDRGIPAIVKGLRAVSDFDYELQMAQMNNGLSGVETLFVPTNPTYSFLSSSLVKEVAAWGGDVSHLVPPAVLDALTGRLARG, encoded by the coding sequence TTGCGCCGCGCCGTCTGTCCGGGGTCGTTCGACCCCGTCACCAATGGACACCTCGACATCATCGCCCGCGCTTCCAGGCTGTACGACGTCGTGCACGTGGCCGTGATGATCAACAAATCCAAACAGGGCCTCTTCACGGTGGACGAGCGGATAGACCTGCTCCGCGAGGTCACCGCCGAGTACGGGAACGTGGAGGTGGAGTCCTTCCACGGCCTGCTGGTCGACTTCTGCAAGGACCGCGGCATCCCGGCCATCGTCAAGGGCCTGCGGGCGGTCAGCGACTTCGACTACGAGCTCCAGATGGCCCAGATGAACAACGGGCTCTCGGGCGTCGAGACCTTGTTCGTCCCCACCAACCCCACTTACAGCTTCCTCTCCTCCAGCCTGGTCAAGGAGGTCGCGGCCTGGGGCGGCGACGTCTCCCACCTGGTCCCGCCGGCCGTGCTGGACGCCCTCACCGGGCGCCTCGCGCGCGGCTGA
- the rsmD gene encoding 16S rRNA (guanine(966)-N(2))-methyltransferase RsmD: MTRVIAGTAGGRRLAVPPGTGTRPTSDRAREGLFSTWTALLGPLDGARVLDLYGGSGAVGLEALSRGAAHALLVEADARAAKVIRGNVRTVGLPGAEVRTGRAEQIAAGPAPAAPYDIVFLDPPYVVTDDELREILLTLRAGGWLAEDALVTVERATRGGTFEWPGGFEGLRARRYGEGTLWYGRAASACGTDNAPSTSRTP; encoded by the coding sequence ATGACCCGCGTGATCGCCGGAACCGCCGGCGGACGCCGCCTCGCCGTACCGCCCGGCACCGGTACCCGCCCGACCTCCGACCGGGCGCGCGAGGGCCTGTTCTCCACCTGGACGGCCCTGCTGGGCCCGCTCGACGGGGCCCGCGTCCTCGACCTCTACGGCGGCTCGGGCGCCGTCGGCCTGGAGGCGCTGTCGCGCGGCGCGGCGCACGCGCTGCTGGTGGAGGCCGACGCCCGGGCGGCCAAGGTGATCCGGGGCAACGTCCGCACCGTCGGCCTGCCGGGCGCCGAGGTGCGCACCGGCCGGGCCGAGCAGATCGCGGCGGGCCCCGCCCCGGCCGCGCCCTACGACATCGTCTTCCTCGACCCGCCCTACGTGGTCACCGATGACGAACTCCGCGAGATCCTCCTCACACTCCGCGCCGGCGGCTGGCTCGCCGAGGACGCGCTGGTCACCGTCGAGCGCGCCACCCGGGGCGGCACGTTCGAGTGGCCCGGGGGCTTCGAGGGGCTGAGGGCCCGTCGCTACGGCGAGGGAACCCTTTGGTACGGTCGCGCCGCCTCGGCGTGCGGCACCGACAACGCTCCGAGCACGTCACGCACGCCATGA
- a CDS encoding cupin domain-containing protein, with amino-acid sequence MTVQENAATTPGTDEDARPNNRVHHVRAGELDGYTALSGHTVGSKKLWMGMVENPPLSATDNHHHGASEAGIFVVSGHPVFVFHDGTEEVRITAGPGDFLLVPPFVPHREENPSADEPVVVVIARTTQEPIKVSVPELYQLTELPAA; translated from the coding sequence ATGACCGTGCAGGAGAACGCCGCGACCACGCCGGGCACCGACGAGGACGCGCGGCCCAACAACCGCGTCCACCACGTGCGCGCCGGCGAGCTCGACGGCTACACCGCCCTCAGCGGCCACACCGTCGGCTCGAAGAAGCTGTGGATGGGCATGGTGGAGAACCCTCCGCTGAGCGCCACCGACAACCACCACCACGGCGCCTCGGAGGCCGGCATCTTCGTGGTGAGCGGCCACCCGGTGTTCGTCTTCCACGACGGCACCGAGGAGGTGCGGATCACCGCGGGCCCCGGCGACTTCCTCCTCGTCCCGCCGTTCGTCCCGCACCGGGAGGAGAACCCCTCCGCGGACGAGCCCGTGGTCGTCGTGATCGCGCGCACCACCCAGGAGCCGATCAAGGTCTCCGTGCCCGAGCTCTACCAGCTCACCGAGCTCCCGGCGGCGTAG
- the recG gene encoding ATP-dependent DNA helicase RecG: MQLDQPLKKILGGTTAKVMAEHLGLHTAGDLLHHYPRRYAERGELTRLADLPLDEHVTVVAQVAKAAMKTFNQGRGVRLEVVVTDGSGALTLVFFGRGAYAREKELVPGRRGMFAGKVSVFNRTRQLLHPDYELLDRDSGADAAADFAGRLLPLYPACKQFQSWKLTKAVDTLLDLFEADGWRGLVDPLPPALREGRGLAELPDAFRKVHRPRTKADIEDARARLKWDEAFVLQVALARRRHADTQLPAVARKPAPGGLLDAFDAKLPFTLTDGQRTVSAEIFDDLATEHPMHRLLQGEVGSGKTMVALRAMLAVVDAGGQAAMLAPTEVLAQQHHRSITEMMGELAEGGLLGGAEQGTKVVLLTGSMGAPARRRALLDLTTGEAGIVIGTHALIEDKVQFHDLGLVVVDEQHRFGVEQRDALRSKGKQPPHLLVMTATPIPRTVAMTVFGDLETSVLDQLPAGRSPIATHVVPAKDKPHFLTRAWERVREEVEGGHQAYVVCPRIGDEEENGKRKSGEGPDDPEKRPPLAVLDVAAQLAQGPLAGLRVEVLHGRMQPEAKDDVMRRFAAGEVDVLVATTVIEVGVNVPNSTVMVIMDADRFGVSQLHQLRGRVGRGSAPGLCLLVSEAGEASPARARLGAVAGTLDGFELSRIDLEQRREGDVLGQAQSGVRSSLRMLTVIDDEEVIAAARDEAAAVVAADPELESFPALRTALDALLDEERERYLDKG, translated from the coding sequence GTGCAGCTCGATCAGCCTTTGAAGAAGATCCTCGGCGGCACCACCGCGAAGGTGATGGCCGAGCACCTCGGCCTGCACACCGCCGGCGACCTCCTGCACCACTACCCGCGCCGCTACGCCGAGCGCGGCGAGCTGACCCGCCTCGCCGACCTGCCGCTCGACGAGCACGTCACGGTCGTCGCGCAGGTCGCCAAGGCCGCCATGAAGACGTTCAACCAGGGCCGCGGCGTCCGGCTGGAGGTCGTCGTCACCGATGGCAGCGGCGCCCTGACCCTGGTCTTCTTCGGGCGCGGCGCCTACGCGCGCGAGAAGGAGCTGGTCCCGGGCCGCCGTGGCATGTTCGCCGGCAAGGTGTCGGTGTTCAATCGCACCCGGCAGCTGCTCCACCCCGACTACGAGCTGCTCGACCGGGACAGCGGCGCGGACGCCGCCGCCGACTTCGCGGGCCGGCTGCTGCCGCTCTACCCGGCCTGCAAGCAGTTCCAGTCCTGGAAGCTCACCAAGGCCGTCGACACCCTCCTCGACCTCTTCGAGGCCGACGGCTGGCGCGGGCTCGTCGACCCGCTGCCGCCCGCGCTCCGCGAGGGCCGCGGCCTCGCCGAGCTGCCGGACGCCTTCCGCAAGGTCCACCGGCCGCGCACCAAGGCCGACATCGAGGACGCCCGCGCCCGGCTCAAGTGGGACGAGGCGTTCGTCCTCCAGGTCGCCCTCGCCCGCCGCCGGCACGCCGACACCCAACTCCCGGCCGTCGCCCGCAAGCCCGCGCCCGGCGGTCTGCTCGACGCCTTCGACGCCAAGCTGCCGTTCACCCTCACCGACGGCCAGCGCACCGTCTCCGCCGAGATCTTCGACGACCTGGCCACCGAGCACCCCATGCACCGGCTGCTCCAGGGCGAGGTCGGATCGGGGAAGACGATGGTCGCGCTGCGCGCCATGCTCGCCGTCGTGGACGCGGGCGGGCAGGCGGCCATGCTGGCGCCCACCGAGGTGCTGGCCCAGCAGCACCACCGGTCGATCACCGAGATGATGGGCGAGCTCGCCGAGGGCGGCCTGCTCGGCGGCGCCGAACAAGGCACCAAGGTCGTCCTCCTCACCGGCTCCATGGGCGCCCCGGCCCGCCGCCGCGCCCTGCTCGACCTGACCACGGGCGAGGCCGGGATCGTGATCGGTACGCACGCCCTGATCGAGGACAAGGTGCAGTTCCACGATCTCGGGCTGGTCGTGGTGGACGAGCAGCACCGCTTCGGCGTCGAACAGCGGGACGCGCTGCGCTCCAAGGGAAAGCAGCCGCCGCACCTGCTGGTCATGACGGCCACGCCGATCCCGCGCACGGTGGCCATGACCGTCTTCGGCGACCTGGAGACGTCCGTCCTGGACCAGCTCCCGGCCGGCCGCTCGCCCATCGCCACCCACGTCGTCCCCGCCAAGGACAAGCCGCACTTCCTGACCCGCGCCTGGGAGCGGGTGCGCGAGGAGGTCGAGGGCGGGCACCAGGCGTACGTGGTGTGCCCGCGCATCGGGGACGAGGAGGAGAACGGGAAGCGGAAGTCCGGCGAGGGGCCGGACGATCCCGAGAAGCGGCCCCCGCTCGCCGTCCTCGACGTCGCCGCGCAGCTGGCCCAGGGGCCGCTGGCGGGCCTGCGCGTGGAGGTGCTGCACGGGCGGATGCAGCCCGAGGCCAAGGACGACGTGATGCGCCGCTTCGCCGCCGGCGAGGTGGACGTCCTGGTGGCCACCACCGTGATCGAGGTGGGCGTGAACGTCCCCAACTCCACCGTCATGGTGATCATGGACGCGGACCGGTTCGGCGTCTCCCAGCTGCACCAGCTGCGCGGCCGGGTCGGCCGGGGCTCCGCCCCCGGCCTGTGCCTGCTGGTCAGCGAGGCCGGCGAGGCCAGCCCCGCGCGGGCCCGGCTGGGCGCCGTCGCCGGCACCCTGGACGGCTTCGAGCTCTCCCGCATCGACCTCGAACAGCGCCGCGAGGGTGACGTCCTCGGCCAGGCCCAGTCCGGCGTCCGGTCCTCGCTCCGGATGCTCACCGTCATCGACGACGAGGAGGTCATCGCCGCCGCCCGCGACGAGGCGGCGGCCGTGGTCGCCGCCGACCCCGAGCTGGAGTCCTTCCCGGCGCTCCGCACGGCCCTGGACGCCCTGCTGGACGAGGAACGGGAGCGGTACCTGGACAAGGGGTGA